In Bradyrhizobium guangxiense, the following are encoded in one genomic region:
- a CDS encoding VOC family protein — translation MITGLDHVVVLVRDIGAAKAAYQTLLARAPAWQNSGEGADRVLFTLANMTIELMAPSGFSVTADRMRALLDDQEGMLASLCFRVADVSRMRRRLERVALSPDPVAEVESSDTDTGNVLHWKRTRAATELTRGVRMFFLELADERPLSVATDIAPIDALDHVVVTTEDSERAAALYGARLGLDLALDRSHQDWGQLLFFRCGDLIVEVVRRPVAGGDPMHDRLWGLSWRVADIDATRARLIAAGLDVTEVRNGRKPGTRIMTVRSGTCGVQTVLLERSPKPVE, via the coding sequence ATGATCACCGGCCTCGATCACGTCGTCGTTCTGGTAAGAGATATCGGGGCGGCCAAGGCGGCCTACCAGACGCTGCTCGCCCGCGCACCCGCCTGGCAAAATTCGGGCGAGGGCGCCGACCGCGTGCTGTTCACCCTCGCGAACATGACGATCGAGCTGATGGCGCCGAGCGGCTTCAGCGTCACTGCGGATCGCATGCGGGCCCTGCTCGATGACCAGGAGGGCATGCTCGCCAGCCTGTGCTTTCGTGTCGCAGACGTGAGCAGGATGCGCCGGCGGCTGGAGCGGGTGGCCTTGAGCCCCGACCCGGTCGCCGAGGTCGAAAGCAGCGATACGGATACGGGCAACGTGCTGCACTGGAAGCGCACGCGAGCCGCCACGGAACTCACGCGTGGCGTGCGCATGTTCTTCCTCGAGCTCGCCGACGAGCGCCCGCTCTCGGTCGCCACCGACATCGCGCCGATCGACGCGCTCGACCACGTCGTGGTCACCACCGAGGATTCCGAGCGCGCCGCCGCGCTCTACGGCGCGCGGCTCGGCCTCGATTTGGCGCTCGACCGCTCGCACCAGGATTGGGGCCAGCTGTTGTTCTTCCGCTGCGGTGACCTCATCGTCGAGGTGGTGCGCCGGCCGGTCGCCGGCGGCGATCCAATGCATGACCGGCTCTGGGGCCTGAGCTGGCGGGTCGCCGACATCGATGCCACGCGCGCCCGCCTGATCGCTGCCGGCCTCGACGTCACCGAGGTCCGCAATGGCCGCAAGCCGGGCACGCGGATCATGACGGTGCGGAGCGGCACCTGCGGTGTCCAGACGGTGTTGCTGGAGCGCTCGCCCAAGCCGGTGGAGTGA
- a CDS encoding ABC transporter permease, translating to MAEPKPQSAISRMLNAAWVRPFLFLVFIVVAWDLAIRLFKIPAYQIPSPLDVVAVLRTEWPELLRQSWPTTYATVCGFLLSALFGIPVAMLIAGSKTVESYVYPLLVFSQSVPKIAIAPLFVVWFGFGIVPKVISAFLLGFFPVVVSAVQGFKSVDPDMVDLARAMQGSRLQVFRAVNLPHALPAIFSGLKVSVTLAVVGAVVGEFVGSNSGIGYVMQRSIGTFDLPTMFAALVILALLGVVLFWIVDRIEKLIIPWHVSQREDVILAS from the coding sequence TTGGCCGAGCCGAAGCCACAAAGTGCCATCTCCAGGATGCTGAATGCGGCCTGGGTTCGGCCGTTCTTGTTCCTGGTCTTCATCGTCGTCGCTTGGGATCTGGCGATCCGCCTGTTCAAGATCCCCGCCTACCAGATCCCGTCGCCGCTGGATGTCGTCGCCGTGCTGCGGACCGAATGGCCGGAATTGCTGCGCCAGTCCTGGCCGACCACCTATGCGACCGTTTGCGGCTTCCTGCTGTCGGCGCTGTTCGGCATTCCGGTCGCGATGCTGATTGCGGGCTCGAAGACGGTGGAGAGCTACGTCTATCCGCTGCTGGTGTTCTCGCAATCCGTGCCGAAGATCGCGATCGCGCCGCTGTTCGTGGTCTGGTTCGGCTTCGGTATCGTTCCGAAGGTGATCTCGGCGTTCCTGCTCGGCTTCTTCCCGGTGGTGGTCTCCGCGGTGCAGGGCTTCAAATCGGTCGACCCGGATATGGTCGATCTCGCCCGCGCCATGCAAGGCAGCCGCCTGCAGGTGTTCCGCGCCGTAAACCTGCCGCATGCGCTGCCGGCGATCTTCTCGGGCCTCAAAGTGTCGGTGACGCTCGCCGTGGTCGGCGCCGTCGTCGGCGAGTTCGTCGGCTCCAATTCCGGCATCGGCTATGTCATGCAGCGCTCGATCGGCACCTTCGACCTGCCGACGATGTTCGCCGCGCTGGTGATCCTGGCGCTGCTCGGCGTGGTCCTGTTCTGGATCGTCGACCGGATCGAGAAGCTGATCATTCCCTGGCATGTCAGCCAGCGCGAGGACGTGATTCTCGCATCTTAA
- a CDS encoding ribokinase, giving the protein MGRVFVAGSINMDVVATADRHPRIGETVAGRQGLYFPGGKGANQAVAASRLGARTTLIGRLGTDSFGAELRTFLGDQGIDLGYVQEMAEAHTGTAIITVAEADNTIVVIPGANGLVGADDVEIVPLLAGDVAVSQFEIPLPAIAAFFRRGRAAGATTLLNPAPAQKMSDELLALVDILVLNETELGFLAGAEVSDGDEAAEIIDVARQLQARHDQTICVTLGKRGVLALAGREEIAVQGRTVKAIDTTGAGDCFVGALAAQLADGAPLRAALAFANAAASISVQRMGAGPSMPTAAEVKAVLGAG; this is encoded by the coding sequence ATGGGGCGCGTCTTCGTCGCCGGCAGCATCAACATGGATGTGGTGGCGACGGCCGATCGCCATCCACGCATCGGCGAGACCGTCGCGGGTCGGCAGGGGCTGTATTTTCCGGGTGGCAAGGGCGCGAACCAGGCGGTGGCGGCGTCACGGCTTGGCGCGCGGACCACGCTGATCGGGCGGCTGGGGACGGATTCGTTCGGGGCCGAGCTGAGGACGTTCCTCGGCGACCAGGGCATCGATCTCGGCTATGTCCAGGAGATGGCCGAGGCACACACCGGCACCGCCATCATCACGGTGGCGGAAGCCGACAACACCATCGTCGTCATTCCCGGGGCGAACGGGCTGGTCGGCGCCGACGACGTCGAGATCGTGCCGCTGCTGGCGGGCGACGTCGCGGTCAGCCAGTTCGAGATTCCGCTGCCGGCCATCGCCGCGTTCTTCCGGCGCGGCCGTGCCGCCGGAGCCACGACGCTGCTCAACCCGGCGCCGGCGCAAAAGATGTCCGATGAACTGCTGGCGCTCGTCGACATCCTCGTGCTGAACGAGACCGAGCTCGGCTTCCTCGCCGGCGCCGAGGTCTCGGACGGTGACGAGGCCGCGGAGATCATCGACGTGGCGCGACAGCTCCAGGCGCGCCACGACCAGACCATCTGCGTCACGCTCGGCAAGCGCGGCGTGCTCGCGCTCGCGGGCCGCGAGGAGATTGCGGTGCAGGGGCGCACGGTGAAAGCGATCGACACGACAGGCGCGGGCGACTGCTTTGTCGGCGCGCTCGCCGCGCAACTCGCCGACGGGGCGCCCTTGCGCGCCGCCCTCGCCTTCGCCAACGCCGCCGCCTCGATCAGCGTGCAGCGCATGGGTGCCGGGCCGTCGATGCCGACGGCCGCGGAGGTTAAGGCCGTGCTCGGCGCGGGTTGA
- a CDS encoding TetR/AcrR family transcriptional regulator: protein MAKAKRTLKWQRDPEGMRLRILEAAKQEFSAHGLAGARVDRIAAKAGANKRMLYYHVGNKDQLYLAVLEGAYDKIRSEERGLDLEHLDPPEAIRRLIEFTWNYFLRNPEFLSLLQTENLARAKHLKKSTKVKSMHSPFVEMIRAVVRRGVESGDFQVAVDPVQLYISIAALSFFYLSNSATLSVIFGRDLLDKKAKDERLAHMVGLVLAALTGQSVALFEIAKAPKSRTAVAQTV, encoded by the coding sequence TTGGCGAAGGCAAAGCGAACTCTGAAATGGCAGCGCGATCCCGAGGGGATGCGGCTGCGCATTCTCGAAGCTGCCAAGCAGGAGTTTTCCGCCCATGGCCTCGCCGGCGCGCGCGTCGATCGCATTGCGGCCAAGGCCGGCGCCAACAAGCGCATGCTGTATTACCACGTCGGCAACAAGGACCAGCTCTATCTCGCGGTGCTCGAAGGCGCCTATGACAAGATCCGCAGCGAGGAGCGGGGGCTCGATCTCGAACATCTCGATCCGCCCGAGGCGATCAGGCGCCTGATCGAGTTCACCTGGAATTACTTCCTGCGCAATCCGGAATTCCTGTCGCTGCTCCAGACCGAGAACCTCGCGCGCGCGAAGCACCTGAAGAAATCGACAAAGGTCAAGTCGATGCACTCGCCTTTCGTCGAGATGATCCGCGCCGTGGTGCGGCGCGGCGTCGAGTCCGGCGATTTCCAGGTCGCCGTCGATCCGGTGCAGCTTTACATCTCGATCGCGGCACTCAGCTTCTTCTACCTCTCGAACTCGGCAACACTGAGCGTGATCTTCGGCCGCGATTTGCTGGACAAGAAGGCCAAGGACGAGCGGCTGGCGCACATGGTCGGCCTCGTGCTGGCGGCATTGACGGGGCAATCGGTCGCGCTGTTCGAGATTGCGAAGGCGCCGAAGTCGCGCACCGCGGTGGCGCAGACGGTGTAG
- a CDS encoding sugar kinase, which yields MQALFIGQTYIDVVFITDHVPTGDEKHVASDYAVSFGGNAVTAAFCCAKLGIVPDLIATAANDWLGRMFQDMCAKYAISLHGRKVNQSSLSFIMPKDGKRAIVRCRDDEHIHPFPMLNLGGCRALHVDGHQPDAAIHYAKVCREAGILTSLDGGGLRTNTHELLEYIDVAIVAERLCEQMDLTPEKMLDYLKSRGCKIGGVTMGEKGLLWYDETGTVQVMPAMPIPRERVIDTNGAGDVFHGAYVYSYLAHPGKSWREHFDFARAASTFKIQRLGNEAGLPTLVDIAKVRHEFEVRV from the coding sequence ATGCAGGCTCTCTTCATCGGACAGACCTATATCGACGTCGTCTTCATCACCGACCACGTGCCGACCGGCGACGAGAAACACGTCGCCTCGGACTACGCCGTTTCGTTCGGCGGCAACGCGGTGACGGCGGCGTTCTGCTGCGCCAAGCTCGGCATCGTGCCGGATCTCATCGCCACCGCGGCCAATGACTGGCTGGGACGCATGTTCCAGGACATGTGCGCGAAATACGCGATCTCGCTGCACGGGCGGAAGGTCAACCAGTCCTCGCTCTCCTTCATCATGCCCAAGGACGGCAAGCGCGCCATCGTCCGCTGCCGGGACGACGAGCACATCCATCCCTTCCCGATGCTCAATCTCGGCGGCTGCCGCGCGCTGCATGTCGACGGCCACCAGCCGGATGCGGCGATCCACTACGCCAAGGTGTGCCGCGAGGCCGGCATCCTGACCTCGCTCGACGGCGGCGGCCTGCGCACCAACACCCATGAGCTGCTCGAATATATCGACGTCGCTATCGTCGCCGAGCGCTTGTGCGAGCAGATGGATCTGACGCCGGAGAAAATGCTCGACTACCTCAAGAGCCGCGGCTGCAAGATCGGCGGCGTCACCATGGGCGAGAAGGGCCTGTTGTGGTACGACGAGACGGGAACGGTCCAGGTGATGCCGGCGATGCCGATCCCGCGCGAGCGCGTGATCGACACCAACGGCGCCGGCGACGTCTTTCACGGCGCCTATGTCTATTCCTACCTCGCCCATCCCGGCAAAAGCTGGCGGGAGCATTTCGACTTCGCCCGCGCCGCCTCCACCTTCAAGATCCAGCGTCTCGGCAACGAGGCCGGATTGCCGACGCTGGTCGACATCGCCAAGGTCAGGCACGAGTTCGAGGTCAGGGTGTAG